In a single window of the Candidatus Thermoplasmatota archaeon genome:
- the proS gene encoding proline--tRNA ligase has product MRKRDEFSEWYDEVIQNAEICDKRYPIKGMNVWTPYGWKIMTRMDGFIRAELDRTDHGEVHFPVLVPEGEFAKEAQHIKGFEEGVYWITHAGLNPLDVRLLLRPTSETAMYPMFNLWIRSHADLPLKTYQIVEVYRYETKQTRTFIRVREIHFFESHTCHATYEEAEDQIKENLEIMDSLARTFCVPYLKMKRPDWDKFAGADYTVAVDSLMPTGRAIQNGGIHQYKDNFSRAYDIKYEDESGEHKYVHQTTFGLSERLLGGVIEIHGDDRGVILPPKIAPIQAIVVPIPEKGSQEEILMAARDLNMQLLGCGVRTDVDDRDIRPGAKFYEWERKGVPLRIEFGSNEMKDGTVTLVQRHSMKKEAVPQGDLTVTVQRLLEDIQKELWDRASDELAKGILPIEELKDAKAGINRMGWCGEESCGHEIEDVTGMSVLGTLYDGEEFEGDCIVCGKPAKTAAYVARTY; this is encoded by the coding sequence ATGAGAAAGAGAGACGAGTTCAGCGAGTGGTACGACGAGGTCATCCAGAACGCGGAGATCTGCGACAAGCGGTACCCGATAAAGGGGATGAACGTCTGGACGCCCTACGGCTGGAAGATCATGACCCGCATGGACGGGTTCATCCGCGCCGAGCTTGACAGGACGGACCACGGCGAGGTCCACTTCCCCGTGCTCGTTCCCGAGGGGGAGTTCGCCAAGGAGGCCCAGCACATAAAGGGCTTCGAGGAGGGCGTCTACTGGATAACGCACGCCGGGCTCAACCCGCTCGATGTCCGCCTGCTGCTCAGGCCGACGAGCGAGACGGCGATGTACCCGATGTTCAACCTGTGGATAAGGTCGCACGCCGACCTCCCGCTGAAGACGTACCAGATAGTCGAGGTCTACCGCTACGAGACAAAGCAGACGAGGACGTTCATCCGCGTGCGGGAGATACACTTCTTCGAGTCGCACACGTGCCACGCGACGTACGAGGAGGCCGAGGACCAGATCAAGGAGAACCTCGAGATAATGGACAGCCTCGCGCGGACGTTCTGCGTCCCCTACCTGAAGATGAAGCGCCCGGACTGGGACAAGTTCGCGGGTGCGGACTACACGGTGGCCGTGGACTCGCTCATGCCGACGGGCAGGGCGATCCAGAACGGCGGGATCCACCAGTACAAGGACAACTTCTCGCGGGCATACGACATCAAGTACGAGGACGAGAGCGGGGAGCACAAGTACGTGCACCAGACGACCTTCGGGCTCTCCGAGCGGCTCCTCGGCGGTGTCATCGAGATACACGGGGACGACCGCGGGGTGATCCTCCCGCCGAAGATAGCGCCGATCCAGGCGATAGTCGTGCCCATCCCGGAGAAGGGCTCGCAGGAGGAGATACTGATGGCCGCGAGGGACCTGAACATGCAGCTCCTCGGATGCGGTGTCCGCACGGACGTCGATGACCGCGACATAAGGCCCGGCGCGAAGTTCTACGAGTGGGAGAGGAAGGGAGTCCCGCTCAGGATCGAGTTCGGCTCGAACGAGATGAAGGACGGCACCGTGACTCTTGTGCAGAGGCACAGCATGAAGAAGGAGGCGGTACCGCAGGGAGATTTGACAGTGACGGTCCAGAGGCTCCTGGAGGACATCCAGAAGGAGCTGTGGGACCGCGCTTCGGACGAGCTTGCGAAGGGCATCCTCCCGATCGAGGAGCTGAAGGACGCGAAGGCCGGGATAAACCGCATGGGTTGGTGCGGGGAGGAGTCCTGCGGGCACGAGATCGAGGACGTCACGGGCATGTCCGTTCTCGGCACGCTCTACGACGGCGAGGAGTTCGAGGGCGACTGCATCGTGTGCGGGAAACCGGCGAAAACAGCGGCGTACGTGGCCAGGACATACTAG
- a CDS encoding MarC family protein, translated as MVDFALSAFAAIFAIVNPVGNLTFFVALTEGYTPELRRKVINKVILVASVTLLVFALLGNYIFMIFHTSIPAFRIAGGILLFSIAFVMLWGGRPGTKLTDRDRSEAMEQEVVGAVPLGVPMFAGPGSITTVMVFMAEASSPTLDLVKAVVIVAAILGTMAASYFLLLYSDRITKRMGRIGALAFSRIMGLILAAIAMQIILVGVFGAIELFG; from the coding sequence ATGGTAGACTTCGCCCTCTCGGCCTTCGCAGCGATATTCGCCATAGTCAACCCAGTGGGCAATCTCACGTTCTTCGTCGCGCTCACGGAGGGGTACACCCCGGAGCTCAGGAGGAAGGTGATCAACAAGGTCATACTGGTCGCCTCTGTGACGCTCCTCGTCTTCGCGCTCCTGGGCAACTACATATTCATGATCTTCCACACGTCCATACCTGCCTTCAGGATCGCTGGCGGGATTCTCCTTTTCTCGATCGCTTTCGTCATGCTCTGGGGAGGGAGGCCTGGTACGAAGCTCACTGACAGGGACAGGTCCGAGGCTATGGAGCAGGAAGTCGTCGGGGCGGTCCCGTTGGGGGTCCCGATGTTCGCGGGACCTGGGTCGATAACGACCGTGATGGTCTTCATGGCAGAGGCCTCGTCGCCGACCCTGGACCTTGTCAAGGCCGTGGTGATAGTGGCGGCGATATTGGGAACTATGGCGGCCTCCTATTTCCTCCTCCTGTACAGTGACAGGATCACGAAGAGAATGGGGCGCATAGGCGCCCTCGCGTTCTCGAGGATAATGGGTCTGATACTCGCGGCGATTGCCATGCAGATCATTCTCGTTGGCGTGTTCGGTGCCATAGAACTGTTCGGCTAG